One region of Hemiscyllium ocellatum isolate sHemOce1 chromosome 4, sHemOce1.pat.X.cur, whole genome shotgun sequence genomic DNA includes:
- the rpl7 gene encoding 60S ribosomal protein L7, translating to MAETKEKKVPSVPESLLKKRQAFALMKAKRIKRLLIEKKINREKRKLIYKRAESYHKEYRQMYRREIRLARMARKANNYYVPAEPRLAFVIRIRGINGVSPKIRKVLQLLRLRQIFNGVFVRLNKASINMLRIAEPYIAWGYPNLKSVRELIYKRGFGKIKQRRIALTDNSLIEKKLGKYGIICIEDLIHEIYTVGKNFKMANNFLWPFKLSSPRGGMNKKTTHFVEGGDAGNREDQINRMIRKMN from the exons ATGGCGGAGACGAA AGAGAAGAAAGTGCCATCTGTGCCTGAAAGCCTTTTGAAAAAGCGCCAGGCGTTTGCACTAATGAAGGCCAAGCGCATCAAGCGTTTGTTAATAGAAAAGAAG atAAATAGAGAGAAGAGAAAACTAATCTACAAGAGGGCTGAAAGTTACCACAAGGAGTACAGACAAATGTACAGACGTGAAATCCGCCTTGCCAGAATGGCACGTAAAGCTAATAATTACTACGTCCCTGCGGAACCCAGGCTAGCTTTTGTGATCCGTATTAGGGG CATCAATGGTGTTAGCCCTAAAATCCGCAAGGTGCTTCAACTCCTACGACTGCGTCAGATCTTCAATGGAGTGTTTGTGAGACTAAATAAAGCTTCAATCAACATGCTCCGTATTGCAGAACCATACATTGCATGGGG ATATCCAAATTTGAAATCTGTCCGTGAATTGATCTACAAACGTGGCTTTGGGAAGATTAAACAACGGCGCATTGCTCTCACTGACAACTCATTAATTGAAAAGAAACTGG GAAAATATGGCATCATTTGTATTGAAGATCTGATCCATGAGATCTATACAGTAGGAAAGAACTTCAAAATGGCCAACAATTTCTTGTGGCCCTTCAAGCTATCTTCACCACGTGGTGGCATGAACAAAAAGACGACACACTTTGTCGAAGGTGGTGATGCTGGTAACAGAGAAGACCAAATCAACAGGATGATCAGAAAAATGAACTAA